A stretch of Halichondria panicea chromosome 1, odHalPani1.1, whole genome shotgun sequence DNA encodes these proteins:
- the LOC135346128 gene encoding uncharacterized protein LOC135346128 isoform X1 yields MAEQDSDSQKKLAEDLYEAVVNDDVTKVRSLLGQGADPNHQLYWSDEWGVKVPPLHSACWWGYLEIVKTLVTHGARTDKGGGWANRTPLHYACEGGHKEVVQYLKEVGCSADVRDKLGATPLHYACVGGRIQLVKYLVEELKCDVDVTDDAGETPLDLAVRYGQRGHTEVADYLKPLVSTPEPDTPNGSEQLSAKDDPNLTSSTLNDESSKSEQALNEAMKAGFVRVNTTNILFFGMAGTGKTSTKHLLLGLPPPVDRNSTPLASTAERIRQIRDTTKLRTEAQEDPSRTWKPVSSDDLQRIVADAIKSHVTSSDPNSKASAIPQELSVALKQLEPSNESSTPVDATPSTSRATKPSVTGAKLTHSKLEGKKSKFLSTVSNVMANIQRFSDADRTAVQEKFGSHWIYIIDSGGQPHFHNLLPLFMPKISVALYILRLSDCLDDHPLVEYYKDNKPVGKGFKSHLSVLDNFKYLVQSIQSHSENCKLVCIGTHKDHQSKCKETLSDKNKTLLNFAQKDCIKKLTMFFNLGKRDVIFPVDCKHCDSDSEELAKKIRGCIYKASQELNKFEILVPFWWFILEIIVEKVSNDEKRKVLSKTECVEIAKTLHNFHEDALFEALKFFHEHHIFHYYPAILPNVVFCDTQVLLDKVTELVEYAAYMRGSNGFGTWLDFTDKGIITIELLSDKDFEKHYINGLFAPTHLIEIFKHLLIATPFRLFSQEVGKDKRFYMPSLLSLLPPTQVNDKRADLLKTGLIPLVLYFKSNWQCCGVFCCLQVYLIKECEWEIEMEDHLPSRNFVQLIHREEDCFITLIDGFSFLEIHSSSNQKEMLSLIYENIHSGLRSAYKALKYMYEDPEIAFLCPHKLPSTEASASSQVPHHPAGVLGNGERMRCTLCKKMMYKLGNGHKDWLSVCPSMSVASEASSQPSVLSSETSVEHPLASGQRKRLLGSDKNMSKRPKTDVTVQGIAVHDDQEDDDQLYTKDLQEVLSQLMEAINVWFELGLALGIPVATLENIKCHTNHNKDGLIRMLTQWLESSPSRTWSDICNGLRSGTVRQDVLANTIEEKYDARLSGKRKRQRNDSCVPGPHAEDLSRPPHITDPLAPGHRKRLLGSGEEGETLLKRPKKDVTVQGSSQEEHPSRNQRSSIVLTGDDVLIICDSLNNASNDWFNLGLALGMKITDLEDIEDAYRHNQRRLLKMVGKRLQVIEPPMTWAYICECLRRPTVECNDVAEEIEDKYVKTATAVAHSATN; encoded by the exons ATGTGAGGGACAAGTTGGGCGCAACACCACTGCACTATGCTTGTGTGGGAGGACGTATACAACTAGTGAAATACCTAGTTGAGGAACTAAAGTGTGATGTTG ATGTGACTGATGATGCTGGCGAGACTCCTCTTGACCTGGCAGTACGGTATGGTCAGAGGGGTCACACTGAAGTTGCTGACTATCTCAAACCTCTAGTCTCCACTCCTGAACCAG ATACTCCAAATGGTTCCGAACAACTTTCTGCAAAGGATGATCCTAACCTAACCTCATCAA CCCTCAATGATGAATCATCCAAGTCTGAGCAAGCTCTTAATGAAGCCATGAAGGCTGGATTTGTCCGTGTGAACACTACCAATATCTTATTCTTTGGAATGGCTGGCACTGGTAAAACCTCCACTAAGCATCTCCTTCTGGGACTGCCTCCTCCTGTAGATCGAAATAGCACTCCATTAGCTAGCACAGCAGAGAGGATACGACAAATTCGTGACACTACAAAACTGAGAACGGAAGCTCAAGAAGATCCCTCTAGAACATGGAAACCAGTATCAAGTGATGACTTACAACGCATTGTTGCTGATGCTATTAAATCTCATGTAACCAGCTCAGATCCTAACTCTAAAGCATCTGCTATCCCACAAGAACTCAGCGTTGCTCTGAAGCAACTTGAACCTAGCAATGAATCAAGTACGCCAGTTGATGCGACTCCTTCGACTTCAAGAGCAACTAAACCGTCAGTAACTGGAGCAAAATTAACGCATAGTAAGCTAGAAGGAAAAAAGAGTAAATTTCTTAGCACTGTTTCGAATGTAATGGCTAATATTCAGCGATTTTCTGATGCTGATCGTACTGCTGTTCAAGAAAAGTTTGGATCGCATTGGATCTACATAATCGATAGCGGTGGGCAACCACACTTTCATAATCTGCTACCACTCTTCATGCCCAAGATTTCTGTAGCTTTGTACATTCTTCGTCTCTCTGACTGCCTGGACGATCATCCACTGGTTGAATACTACAAGGACAATAAGCCAGTTGGTAAAGGTTTTAAGTCACATCTCTCAGTTTTGGATAACTTCAAGTATCTCGTGCAGTCCATTCAATCTCACAGTGAAAACTGCAAGCTGGTATGCATTGGTACTCACAAAGACCATCAATCCAAATGCAAGGAAACATTGTCTGACAAGAATAAAACTTTATTGAACTTTGCACAGAAAGACTGCATTAAGAAGTTGACTATGTTTTTTAATTTAGGGAAAAGAGATGTCATATTTCCTGTGGATTGCAAGCACTGCGATTCTGACAGTGAGGAATTGGCGAAGAAAATTCGTGGATGTATTTACAAAGCATCTCAAGAGCTGAATAAATTTGAAATCCTGGTCCCTTTTTGGTGGTTTATTTTGGAAATTATTGTTGAGAAGGTTTCAAACGATGAAAAAAGAAAAGTTCTAAGCAAGACCGAATGTGTAGAAATTGCAAAAACGCTACATAATTTTCACGAAGATGCACTTTTTGAAGCTTTAAAATTTTTCCATGAGCATCACATCTTTCACTACTATCCTGCCATTCTACCAAATGTGGTATTCTGTGATACTCAAGTGCTTCTCGATAAAGTAACAGAGCTTGTCGAGTATGCTGCATACATGCGAGGAAGTAATGGGTTTGGAACCTGGTTAGATTTTACCGATAAAGGAATTATTACGATTGAACTTTTATCTGATAAAGATTTTGAAAAGCACTACATCAATGGACTCTTTGCGCCCACTCATCTCATTGAAATATTCAAGCACTTGCTGATAGCCACCCCATTTCGTTTATTCTCACAAGAAGTCGGGAAAGATAAGCGTTTCTATATGCCATCACTTCTATCCTTGCTGCCACCAACTCAAGTCAATGACAAACGAGCTGATTTGCTTAAGACCGGTTTGATCCCACTCGTTTTATACTTCAAAAGtaactggcagtgctgtggagtgttttgctgtctACAAGTGTACCTGATTAAAGAATGTGAATGGGAAATTGAAATGGAGGATCACCTGCCGAGTAGAAACTTTGTACAATTGATTCATCGAGAGGAAGATTGTTTTATCACGCTAATTGATGGGTTTTCATTCCTCGAAATTCATTCCAGTAGTAATCAAAAAGAAATGTTGTCGTTGATATATGAAAATATTCACTCTGGTCTTCGATCTGCTTACAAAGCTCtgaaatacatgtatgaagATCCTGAAATCGCATTTCTGTGTCCCCATAAATTGCCCTCTACTGAAGCAAGTGCAAGTTCCCAAGTGCCCCACCACCCAGCTGGTGTTCTGGGTAATGGAGAACGTATGAGGTGTACTCTATGCAAGAAGATGATGTATAAGTTAGGAAACGGTCACAAAGATTGGCTCTCTGTGTGTCCATCTATGAGTGTAGCCAGTGAGGCATCATCACAACCATCAGTTCTGAGCAGTGAGACTTCTGTGGAAC ATCCTCTAGCCTCAGGTCAGCGCAAAAGATTATTGGGATCAGATAAAAACATGTCAAAGCGTCCGAAGACTGATGTTACTGTACAAG GCATTGCTGTACATGATGATCAAGAAGACGATGATCAATTATACACTAAAGACTTGCAAGAAGTTCTTTCTCAATTAATGGAAGCCATTAATGTTTGGTTTGAGTTGGGTCTCGCTTTAGGGATCCCAGTTGCCACGCTTGAGAATATCAAGTGTCACACAAATCACAATAAAGATGGTTTAATTAGAATGCTGACCCAGTGGCTGGAATCTTCACCTTCTCGTACATGGAGTGACATTTGCAATGGCCTCAGAAGTGGCACTGTCAGACAAGACGTTCTAGCAAATACAATCGAGGAGAAATACGATG CTCGGCTATCAGGGAAAAGAAAGAGACAAAGAAACGATTCGTGTGTTCCCGGACCCCATGCAGAGGACTTGTCCCGACCACCCCACATCACTG ATCCTCTAGCCCCAGGACACCGCAAAAGATTGTTGGGATCAGGTGAAGAAGGTGAAACTCTGTTAAAGCGTCCAAAGAAGGATGTCACTGTACAAG GATCATCACAAGAGGAGCATCCTAGCAGAAACCAACGGTCGTCCATTGTTCTGACTGGAGATGATGTTCTAATAATTTGTGATAGTCTGAACAATGCCAGCAATGATTGGTTCAACTTGGGACTGGCTCTTGGAATGAAGATTACTGACTTGGAAGACATTGAAGATGCATACCGCCATAACCAACGCCGCCTACTGAAGATGGTGGGCAAGCGTCTTCAAGTCATTGAACCACCGATGACATGGGCTTACATATGTGAATGTCTAAGGAGGCCTACTGTTGAGTGTAACGATGTAGCCGAGGAAATTGAAGACAAGTATGTGAAgacagcaactgcagttgctcatAGTGCCACCAATTGA
- the LOC135346128 gene encoding uncharacterized protein LOC135346128 isoform X3, producing the protein MAEQDSDSQKKLAEDLYEAVVNDDVTKVRSLLGQGADPNHQLYWSDEWGVKVPPLHSACWWGYLEIVKTLVTHGARTDKGGGWANRTPLHYACEGGHKEVVQYLKEVGCSADVRDKLGATPLHYACVGGRIQLVKYLVEELKCDVDVTDDAGETPLDLAVRYGQRGHTEVADYLKPLVSTPEPALNDESSKSEQALNEAMKAGFVRVNTTNILFFGMAGTGKTSTKHLLLGLPPPVDRNSTPLASTAERIRQIRDTTKLRTEAQEDPSRTWKPVSSDDLQRIVADAIKSHVTSSDPNSKASAIPQELSVALKQLEPSNESSTPVDATPSTSRATKPSVTGAKLTHSKLEGKKSKFLSTVSNVMANIQRFSDADRTAVQEKFGSHWIYIIDSGGQPHFHNLLPLFMPKISVALYILRLSDCLDDHPLVEYYKDNKPVGKGFKSHLSVLDNFKYLVQSIQSHSENCKLVCIGTHKDHQSKCKETLSDKNKTLLNFAQKDCIKKLTMFFNLGKRDVIFPVDCKHCDSDSEELAKKIRGCIYKASQELNKFEILVPFWWFILEIIVEKVSNDEKRKVLSKTECVEIAKTLHNFHEDALFEALKFFHEHHIFHYYPAILPNVVFCDTQVLLDKVTELVEYAAYMRGSNGFGTWLDFTDKGIITIELLSDKDFEKHYINGLFAPTHLIEIFKHLLIATPFRLFSQEVGKDKRFYMPSLLSLLPPTQVNDKRADLLKTGLIPLVLYFKSNWQCCGVFCCLQVYLIKECEWEIEMEDHLPSRNFVQLIHREEDCFITLIDGFSFLEIHSSSNQKEMLSLIYENIHSGLRSAYKALKYMYEDPEIAFLCPHKLPSTEASASSQVPHHPAGVLGNGERMRCTLCKKMMYKLGNGHKDWLSVCPSMSVASEASSQPSVLSSETSVEHPLASGQRKRLLGSDKNMSKRPKTDVTVQGIAVHDDQEDDDQLYTKDLQEVLSQLMEAINVWFELGLALGIPVATLENIKCHTNHNKDGLIRMLTQWLESSPSRTWSDICNGLRSGTVRQDVLANTIEEKYDARLSGKRKRQRNDSCVPGPHAEDLSRPPHITDPLAPGHRKRLLGSGEEGETLLKRPKKDVTVQGSSQEEHPSRNQRSSIVLTGDDVLIICDSLNNASNDWFNLGLALGMKITDLEDIEDAYRHNQRRLLKMVGKRLQVIEPPMTWAYICECLRRPTVECNDVAEEIEDKYVKTATAVAHSATN; encoded by the exons ATGTGAGGGACAAGTTGGGCGCAACACCACTGCACTATGCTTGTGTGGGAGGACGTATACAACTAGTGAAATACCTAGTTGAGGAACTAAAGTGTGATGTTG ATGTGACTGATGATGCTGGCGAGACTCCTCTTGACCTGGCAGTACGGTATGGTCAGAGGGGTCACACTGAAGTTGCTGACTATCTCAAACCTCTAGTCTCCACTCCTGAACCAG CCCTCAATGATGAATCATCCAAGTCTGAGCAAGCTCTTAATGAAGCCATGAAGGCTGGATTTGTCCGTGTGAACACTACCAATATCTTATTCTTTGGAATGGCTGGCACTGGTAAAACCTCCACTAAGCATCTCCTTCTGGGACTGCCTCCTCCTGTAGATCGAAATAGCACTCCATTAGCTAGCACAGCAGAGAGGATACGACAAATTCGTGACACTACAAAACTGAGAACGGAAGCTCAAGAAGATCCCTCTAGAACATGGAAACCAGTATCAAGTGATGACTTACAACGCATTGTTGCTGATGCTATTAAATCTCATGTAACCAGCTCAGATCCTAACTCTAAAGCATCTGCTATCCCACAAGAACTCAGCGTTGCTCTGAAGCAACTTGAACCTAGCAATGAATCAAGTACGCCAGTTGATGCGACTCCTTCGACTTCAAGAGCAACTAAACCGTCAGTAACTGGAGCAAAATTAACGCATAGTAAGCTAGAAGGAAAAAAGAGTAAATTTCTTAGCACTGTTTCGAATGTAATGGCTAATATTCAGCGATTTTCTGATGCTGATCGTACTGCTGTTCAAGAAAAGTTTGGATCGCATTGGATCTACATAATCGATAGCGGTGGGCAACCACACTTTCATAATCTGCTACCACTCTTCATGCCCAAGATTTCTGTAGCTTTGTACATTCTTCGTCTCTCTGACTGCCTGGACGATCATCCACTGGTTGAATACTACAAGGACAATAAGCCAGTTGGTAAAGGTTTTAAGTCACATCTCTCAGTTTTGGATAACTTCAAGTATCTCGTGCAGTCCATTCAATCTCACAGTGAAAACTGCAAGCTGGTATGCATTGGTACTCACAAAGACCATCAATCCAAATGCAAGGAAACATTGTCTGACAAGAATAAAACTTTATTGAACTTTGCACAGAAAGACTGCATTAAGAAGTTGACTATGTTTTTTAATTTAGGGAAAAGAGATGTCATATTTCCTGTGGATTGCAAGCACTGCGATTCTGACAGTGAGGAATTGGCGAAGAAAATTCGTGGATGTATTTACAAAGCATCTCAAGAGCTGAATAAATTTGAAATCCTGGTCCCTTTTTGGTGGTTTATTTTGGAAATTATTGTTGAGAAGGTTTCAAACGATGAAAAAAGAAAAGTTCTAAGCAAGACCGAATGTGTAGAAATTGCAAAAACGCTACATAATTTTCACGAAGATGCACTTTTTGAAGCTTTAAAATTTTTCCATGAGCATCACATCTTTCACTACTATCCTGCCATTCTACCAAATGTGGTATTCTGTGATACTCAAGTGCTTCTCGATAAAGTAACAGAGCTTGTCGAGTATGCTGCATACATGCGAGGAAGTAATGGGTTTGGAACCTGGTTAGATTTTACCGATAAAGGAATTATTACGATTGAACTTTTATCTGATAAAGATTTTGAAAAGCACTACATCAATGGACTCTTTGCGCCCACTCATCTCATTGAAATATTCAAGCACTTGCTGATAGCCACCCCATTTCGTTTATTCTCACAAGAAGTCGGGAAAGATAAGCGTTTCTATATGCCATCACTTCTATCCTTGCTGCCACCAACTCAAGTCAATGACAAACGAGCTGATTTGCTTAAGACCGGTTTGATCCCACTCGTTTTATACTTCAAAAGtaactggcagtgctgtggagtgttttgctgtctACAAGTGTACCTGATTAAAGAATGTGAATGGGAAATTGAAATGGAGGATCACCTGCCGAGTAGAAACTTTGTACAATTGATTCATCGAGAGGAAGATTGTTTTATCACGCTAATTGATGGGTTTTCATTCCTCGAAATTCATTCCAGTAGTAATCAAAAAGAAATGTTGTCGTTGATATATGAAAATATTCACTCTGGTCTTCGATCTGCTTACAAAGCTCtgaaatacatgtatgaagATCCTGAAATCGCATTTCTGTGTCCCCATAAATTGCCCTCTACTGAAGCAAGTGCAAGTTCCCAAGTGCCCCACCACCCAGCTGGTGTTCTGGGTAATGGAGAACGTATGAGGTGTACTCTATGCAAGAAGATGATGTATAAGTTAGGAAACGGTCACAAAGATTGGCTCTCTGTGTGTCCATCTATGAGTGTAGCCAGTGAGGCATCATCACAACCATCAGTTCTGAGCAGTGAGACTTCTGTGGAAC ATCCTCTAGCCTCAGGTCAGCGCAAAAGATTATTGGGATCAGATAAAAACATGTCAAAGCGTCCGAAGACTGATGTTACTGTACAAG GCATTGCTGTACATGATGATCAAGAAGACGATGATCAATTATACACTAAAGACTTGCAAGAAGTTCTTTCTCAATTAATGGAAGCCATTAATGTTTGGTTTGAGTTGGGTCTCGCTTTAGGGATCCCAGTTGCCACGCTTGAGAATATCAAGTGTCACACAAATCACAATAAAGATGGTTTAATTAGAATGCTGACCCAGTGGCTGGAATCTTCACCTTCTCGTACATGGAGTGACATTTGCAATGGCCTCAGAAGTGGCACTGTCAGACAAGACGTTCTAGCAAATACAATCGAGGAGAAATACGATG CTCGGCTATCAGGGAAAAGAAAGAGACAAAGAAACGATTCGTGTGTTCCCGGACCCCATGCAGAGGACTTGTCCCGACCACCCCACATCACTG ATCCTCTAGCCCCAGGACACCGCAAAAGATTGTTGGGATCAGGTGAAGAAGGTGAAACTCTGTTAAAGCGTCCAAAGAAGGATGTCACTGTACAAG GATCATCACAAGAGGAGCATCCTAGCAGAAACCAACGGTCGTCCATTGTTCTGACTGGAGATGATGTTCTAATAATTTGTGATAGTCTGAACAATGCCAGCAATGATTGGTTCAACTTGGGACTGGCTCTTGGAATGAAGATTACTGACTTGGAAGACATTGAAGATGCATACCGCCATAACCAACGCCGCCTACTGAAGATGGTGGGCAAGCGTCTTCAAGTCATTGAACCACCGATGACATGGGCTTACATATGTGAATGTCTAAGGAGGCCTACTGTTGAGTGTAACGATGTAGCCGAGGAAATTGAAGACAAGTATGTGAAgacagcaactgcagttgctcatAGTGCCACCAATTGA
- the LOC135346128 gene encoding uncharacterized protein LOC135346128 isoform X2: MAEQDSDSQKKLAEDLYEAVVNDDVTKVRSLLGQGADPNHQLYWSDEWGVKVPPLHSACWWGYLEIVKTLVTHGARTDKGGGWANRTPLHYACEGGHKEVVQYLKEVGCSADVRDKLGATPLHYACVGGRIQLVKYLVEELKCDVDVTDDAGETPLDLAVRYGQRGHTEVADYLKPLVSTPEPDTPNGSEQLSAKDDPNLTSSTLNDESSKSEQALNEAMKAGFVRVNTTNILFFGMAGTGKTSTKHLLLGLPPPVDRNSTPLASTAERIRQIRDTTKLRTEAQEDPSRTWKPVSSDDLQRIVADAIKSHVTSSDPNSKASAIPQELSVALKQLEPSNESSTPVDATPSTSRATKPSVTGAKLTHSKLEGKKSKFLSTVSNVMANIQRFSDADRTAVQEKFGSHWIYIIDSGGQPHFHNLLPLFMPKISVALYILRLSDCLDDHPLVEYYKDNKPVGKGFKSHLSVLDNFKYLVQSIQSHSENCKLVCIGTHKDHQSKCKETLSDKNKTLLNFAQKDCIKKLTMFFNLGKRDVIFPVDCKHCDSDSEELAKKIRGCIYKASQELNKFEILVPFWWFILEIIVEKVSNDEKRKVLSKTECVEIAKTLHNFHEDALFEALKFFHEHHIFHYYPAILPNVVFCDTQVLLDKVTELVEYAAYMRGSNGFGTWLDFTDKGIITIELLSDKDFEKHYINGLFAPTHLIEIFKHLLIATPFRLFSQEVGKDKRFYMPSLLSLLPPTQVNDKRADLLKTGLIPLVLYFKSNWQCCGVFCCLQVYLIKECEWEIEMEDHLPSRNFVQLIHREEDCFITLIDGFSFLEIHSSSNQKEMLSLIYENIHSGLRSAYKALKYMYEDPEIAFLCPHKLPSTEASASSQVPHHPAGVLGNGERMRCTLCKKMMYKLGNGHKDWLSVCPSMSVASEASSQPSVLSSETSVEPSGQRKRLLGSDKNMSKRPKTDVTVQGIAVHDDQEDDDQLYTKDLQEVLSQLMEAINVWFELGLALGIPVATLENIKCHTNHNKDGLIRMLTQWLESSPSRTWSDICNGLRSGTVRQDVLANTIEEKYDARLSGKRKRQRNDSCVPGPHAEDLSRPPHITDPLAPGHRKRLLGSGEEGETLLKRPKKDVTVQGSSQEEHPSRNQRSSIVLTGDDVLIICDSLNNASNDWFNLGLALGMKITDLEDIEDAYRHNQRRLLKMVGKRLQVIEPPMTWAYICECLRRPTVECNDVAEEIEDKYVKTATAVAHSATN; the protein is encoded by the exons ATGTGAGGGACAAGTTGGGCGCAACACCACTGCACTATGCTTGTGTGGGAGGACGTATACAACTAGTGAAATACCTAGTTGAGGAACTAAAGTGTGATGTTG ATGTGACTGATGATGCTGGCGAGACTCCTCTTGACCTGGCAGTACGGTATGGTCAGAGGGGTCACACTGAAGTTGCTGACTATCTCAAACCTCTAGTCTCCACTCCTGAACCAG ATACTCCAAATGGTTCCGAACAACTTTCTGCAAAGGATGATCCTAACCTAACCTCATCAA CCCTCAATGATGAATCATCCAAGTCTGAGCAAGCTCTTAATGAAGCCATGAAGGCTGGATTTGTCCGTGTGAACACTACCAATATCTTATTCTTTGGAATGGCTGGCACTGGTAAAACCTCCACTAAGCATCTCCTTCTGGGACTGCCTCCTCCTGTAGATCGAAATAGCACTCCATTAGCTAGCACAGCAGAGAGGATACGACAAATTCGTGACACTACAAAACTGAGAACGGAAGCTCAAGAAGATCCCTCTAGAACATGGAAACCAGTATCAAGTGATGACTTACAACGCATTGTTGCTGATGCTATTAAATCTCATGTAACCAGCTCAGATCCTAACTCTAAAGCATCTGCTATCCCACAAGAACTCAGCGTTGCTCTGAAGCAACTTGAACCTAGCAATGAATCAAGTACGCCAGTTGATGCGACTCCTTCGACTTCAAGAGCAACTAAACCGTCAGTAACTGGAGCAAAATTAACGCATAGTAAGCTAGAAGGAAAAAAGAGTAAATTTCTTAGCACTGTTTCGAATGTAATGGCTAATATTCAGCGATTTTCTGATGCTGATCGTACTGCTGTTCAAGAAAAGTTTGGATCGCATTGGATCTACATAATCGATAGCGGTGGGCAACCACACTTTCATAATCTGCTACCACTCTTCATGCCCAAGATTTCTGTAGCTTTGTACATTCTTCGTCTCTCTGACTGCCTGGACGATCATCCACTGGTTGAATACTACAAGGACAATAAGCCAGTTGGTAAAGGTTTTAAGTCACATCTCTCAGTTTTGGATAACTTCAAGTATCTCGTGCAGTCCATTCAATCTCACAGTGAAAACTGCAAGCTGGTATGCATTGGTACTCACAAAGACCATCAATCCAAATGCAAGGAAACATTGTCTGACAAGAATAAAACTTTATTGAACTTTGCACAGAAAGACTGCATTAAGAAGTTGACTATGTTTTTTAATTTAGGGAAAAGAGATGTCATATTTCCTGTGGATTGCAAGCACTGCGATTCTGACAGTGAGGAATTGGCGAAGAAAATTCGTGGATGTATTTACAAAGCATCTCAAGAGCTGAATAAATTTGAAATCCTGGTCCCTTTTTGGTGGTTTATTTTGGAAATTATTGTTGAGAAGGTTTCAAACGATGAAAAAAGAAAAGTTCTAAGCAAGACCGAATGTGTAGAAATTGCAAAAACGCTACATAATTTTCACGAAGATGCACTTTTTGAAGCTTTAAAATTTTTCCATGAGCATCACATCTTTCACTACTATCCTGCCATTCTACCAAATGTGGTATTCTGTGATACTCAAGTGCTTCTCGATAAAGTAACAGAGCTTGTCGAGTATGCTGCATACATGCGAGGAAGTAATGGGTTTGGAACCTGGTTAGATTTTACCGATAAAGGAATTATTACGATTGAACTTTTATCTGATAAAGATTTTGAAAAGCACTACATCAATGGACTCTTTGCGCCCACTCATCTCATTGAAATATTCAAGCACTTGCTGATAGCCACCCCATTTCGTTTATTCTCACAAGAAGTCGGGAAAGATAAGCGTTTCTATATGCCATCACTTCTATCCTTGCTGCCACCAACTCAAGTCAATGACAAACGAGCTGATTTGCTTAAGACCGGTTTGATCCCACTCGTTTTATACTTCAAAAGtaactggcagtgctgtggagtgttttgctgtctACAAGTGTACCTGATTAAAGAATGTGAATGGGAAATTGAAATGGAGGATCACCTGCCGAGTAGAAACTTTGTACAATTGATTCATCGAGAGGAAGATTGTTTTATCACGCTAATTGATGGGTTTTCATTCCTCGAAATTCATTCCAGTAGTAATCAAAAAGAAATGTTGTCGTTGATATATGAAAATATTCACTCTGGTCTTCGATCTGCTTACAAAGCTCtgaaatacatgtatgaagATCCTGAAATCGCATTTCTGTGTCCCCATAAATTGCCCTCTACTGAAGCAAGTGCAAGTTCCCAAGTGCCCCACCACCCAGCTGGTGTTCTGGGTAATGGAGAACGTATGAGGTGTACTCTATGCAAGAAGATGATGTATAAGTTAGGAAACGGTCACAAAGATTGGCTCTCTGTGTGTCCATCTATGAGTGTAGCCAGTGAGGCATCATCACAACCATCAGTTCTGAGCAGTGAGACTTCTGTGGAAC CCTCAGGTCAGCGCAAAAGATTATTGGGATCAGATAAAAACATGTCAAAGCGTCCGAAGACTGATGTTACTGTACAAG GCATTGCTGTACATGATGATCAAGAAGACGATGATCAATTATACACTAAAGACTTGCAAGAAGTTCTTTCTCAATTAATGGAAGCCATTAATGTTTGGTTTGAGTTGGGTCTCGCTTTAGGGATCCCAGTTGCCACGCTTGAGAATATCAAGTGTCACACAAATCACAATAAAGATGGTTTAATTAGAATGCTGACCCAGTGGCTGGAATCTTCACCTTCTCGTACATGGAGTGACATTTGCAATGGCCTCAGAAGTGGCACTGTCAGACAAGACGTTCTAGCAAATACAATCGAGGAGAAATACGATG CTCGGCTATCAGGGAAAAGAAAGAGACAAAGAAACGATTCGTGTGTTCCCGGACCCCATGCAGAGGACTTGTCCCGACCACCCCACATCACTG ATCCTCTAGCCCCAGGACACCGCAAAAGATTGTTGGGATCAGGTGAAGAAGGTGAAACTCTGTTAAAGCGTCCAAAGAAGGATGTCACTGTACAAG GATCATCACAAGAGGAGCATCCTAGCAGAAACCAACGGTCGTCCATTGTTCTGACTGGAGATGATGTTCTAATAATTTGTGATAGTCTGAACAATGCCAGCAATGATTGGTTCAACTTGGGACTGGCTCTTGGAATGAAGATTACTGACTTGGAAGACATTGAAGATGCATACCGCCATAACCAACGCCGCCTACTGAAGATGGTGGGCAAGCGTCTTCAAGTCATTGAACCACCGATGACATGGGCTTACATATGTGAATGTCTAAGGAGGCCTACTGTTGAGTGTAACGATGTAGCCGAGGAAATTGAAGACAAGTATGTGAAgacagcaactgcagttgctcatAGTGCCACCAATTGA